From the Candoia aspera isolate rCanAsp1 chromosome 3, rCanAsp1.hap2, whole genome shotgun sequence genome, the window AGGGAGTCTTGGGGAGTTTCCCTGGAGAGTCAACTGTTTATTTGCTAAAGGGCTGTGCAACAATTTGCTCTTGCCAGAACTTTTCAAGGACCGGAGGACACTAGGAGCAGTCTGAGCCCGAGCTTTGGTTACCTTACCTTTCTCAGCTTGTACAGTTTGCATCTGCAGCCATTCCAGCTCCAAAAGACGATCAACATACCTCTCAAGAAATCCAGCCGGTTCTGGTCGTGGTTCGGATTTGCACTCGGTGTTGATGAACACGGCCAGCCCTTTCAAGTCCCAGCTGTTAAAAGGCGACGGGAGAAAGTCTGGGTAATAGTAGTCGGGTTGCTTACGTTGCATCTCAAAGGGGTCTTCAAAACAAACGGGGTCGATCTCCTCTGCTCGCAGATTGAGCTCTGGCGGTGTGCAAGGTGAAGGAGGGATAGGAATTCTTTCCGAATCAGAAAGGTCACTGGCATCATCTTCCTCAGAGTCGTCTTTCATCATCTGCAAAGACTCGAAGTCCAGAAACATTGCATCTGCAGCAGCGTCTTCACAGGAAAGACTGCTGGGGCCTGCTCCCTCCACATCCCCTCCAGAGTTTCTTTCCAAATTGCCTTTTTGTCTGCCATAGAAACCCTGAATCATCACATCTTCTGTCCTGCTGGAAGGACCCCATGAGATATCTCTAAATGCAGGAAGAATTTTGTTCTCCCCGGCCTCATGACATTTTCTAGCCAGAGGATCCCTTTTCAACCTTGTCACTCTACGTGAGGAAGTACAAATGTTTGTGATgctaaaaagggaaagaaataataCGCATGTCAGCTTTCAAAAAATTAATGTATCTTACTCACAAGCATAACATCACCAAGCAGaaaaaaagtaaacataaaaTGCACCAACAGATGAGTAAGTAAGGCAATGAGAGcagcaaaaatgtttaaaaaagtatCTTTGCAGCAGCCCATATCACAAAGTCACCCTTAAAAGTTACTGCAACATTTAATACGAAGCtcctatttctttttcagatttgctGTCTGGAGATAACAACTTAACCACATTAGCTAGGATTTTCAAGTTAAAGGCAGAGACACATTAGTTTCAATCTCCAATCCTTTATATAATTCACTAGGCAATCCTAGTAGCACATTTTCAGCCTAACCTACTGCATAGTATTGTTGAGAATACTAAGTGAGAGagccatctacaggtagtcctcgcctaacgaccctaactgggaccggattttccgttgctaagcaaagcagttgttaggcgagacatcatgtgactgcactgcttagcgatggcagttctggttgtggttgttaggtCAGGACcatgccattgttaagtgaggaccacacagttctcctgccctgccccacccacctatctccccccatctctgcccttttggttgcCTTGCACTCTGCTGCCACCTACCCCTGccgcccagctgaccttcaccgtctTCTTCCTACCattgctgatgaggcatgccccgCTGAGGCAGCTATCGGCCCTCTGCAACACCCTTGCGAGGATTCAGGGAGGCCTTGCCAGGCTTCGGGGATGCCTCGAGAAGGGTCAGgatgggctgccaagcacctgaattttgatcatgtgtctgtgggggcactgcaacagctgtaacttcaagAACCAAcctaccattcgttcagtgctgtcgcaactttgaatggtcgctgaatgaatggttgttaagggaggactacttgtacatcaAGGACTGGGAGTATGCG encodes:
- the FAM217B gene encoding protein FAM217B is translated as MPHQQCITNICTSSRRVTRLKRDPLARKCHEAGENKILPAFRDISWGPSSRTEDVMIQGFYGRQKGNLERNSGGDVEGAGPSSLSCEDAAADAMFLDFESLQMMKDDSEEDDASDLSDSERIPIPPSPCTPPELNLRAEEIDPVCFEDPFEMQRKQPDYYYPDFLPSPFNSWDLKGLAVFINTECKSEPRPEPAGFLERYVDRLLELEWLQMQTVQAEKGKVTKARAQTAPSVLRSLKSSGKSKLLHSPLANKQLTLQGNSPRLPMAGLRRDFHGERTSQATPLESQLKATGAIHGSSVHQRRPSEVRNETKKRPTIKQHLVSVHSLEVQGSSVFHGAGNMRPSKQSSSFHGSTVPLKGLPAHICPNPKNGNTNNYIPSKKASADAKLKTNGLKQTRCKFK